AGCCGGCGCTCGAGGAGCTCCTTCTCGCGCCGGAACTGGTTCAGGTTGTTCGCGATGGCCTGCTTCTCGATGTAGTCCTGATCCAGCTTCTTCTGCTGGGCCTCCGCCTTCTGGATCCGCGCCTCCATGTCGGAGATGGAGGCCGAGAAGGTCGGCACGCCGATGACGAAGAAGTTGAGGGCGGTCACGGCGAAGGCGACCGCGGCCACCACCGCGACCTTCGCGCCCGTCGGGGCCTTGGCGATCCGCTCGATGAGCTTTTCCATGGCGGGCCTAGCGCTTCTCGGGGGCGGCCGCCGCGAGCTGCACGGCCGGGGTGTAGTTGACGGCGGCGTTGATGGTGAAGTCGACCAGCTTGAACTTGCCGTCCCGCTTCGCCGCGGTCTTCTTCAGCTCCACCGCGCTGAAGAAGGGCGACTTCTTGAGCGCGGCCAGGAAGGCGGAGACGTCGTCGATGGTGCCGGCGGAGCCGTCGAAGGTGATGGCGCCGCCCTTCTCGTCGAGCTTCCGCAGCCAGAGCCGCTTGGGCGTGATCGCGGCCAGCTCGTCCAGCATCCGCACCGGGCCCTGCCGGCCGGCCTTGAGCTTCTCGAGGACCGCCAGCTTGTCCTTCACCGCCTGCTGCTGCGCCTTGATGTTCGTGACCTCGCCGATGATCTTCTCCAGCTGCGCGATCTCGGCCTTGGTGCGCTTCACCTTCTCCTCGCGCGCGGTCATCTCGTCGCCGCGGCTGCGGCTCCACCAGAAGTTGCAGATGAGCGCGAAGACGATGGCGAGCGCGAAGAAGACGAGCTGGTTCTTGCCCGCCTCCTTCTTCTTCGAGACCCGGACCGGGAGCAGGTTGATGCGGATCATGGCTACTTGTCCCCCGCCCGGCGCAGGGCCAGCCCGACCGCCACCGCCGCGCTGGCGGCCGCCTGGGTGATGAGCATCGGGTCGAACTTGCGGTCGTCGACGTCGATGGCCTTGAACGGGTTCAGCACCTCGACCGGCACCCCGGCGCGCTGCTCGATGAGCTTGAAGAGCGCCGGGATGCGGGCGGTGCCGCCCGAGAGGTAGACGCGCGCGATGCGGTTGTCGGCGGCGGTGGCGGCGTAGAAGTCGAGCGAGCGCTGGATCTCGCCGGCGAGCTGCTCGGCCACCTGCTGGATGACCCGCTCGACCTCCTGCGGCACCACCGCGTCGGTCTCGCCCTGCCCGCCCACCTTGAGCGCCTCGGCCTCCTCGGCCGAGATGTTGAGCTGCTTCTGGATCTCCTCGGTGAAGGCGTTGCCGCCCATCGTCACGTCGCGCGTGAAGGTGGTGGTGCCGCCCGCCAGGATGTTGATGTTGGTGACCGAGGCCCCGACGTTGATGAGGACCACCGTCTCGCCGGGCGCGAGGTCGTAGCTGGCCTCGAACGCGTTCTGGACCGCGAAGGCGTCCACGTCCACCACCGCCGTCTGCAGGCCGGCCTCGGCGCAGACGGAGGTGTAGTCGTTGATCATGTCCTTCTTGGCGGCGACGAGCAGCACGTCCATCTGCCCGGCGGCGTCGCCGCCCGGCGTCAGGATCTGCGTGTCGATGTTCACGTCCTTGACGTCGAACGGGATGTACTGCTCCGCCTCCCACTGGATCGACTCGTCGAGCTCGTCCTGGGACATGCGGGGGAGCGAGATCTTCTTGATGATGACGGAGTGGCCGCGGACGCCGATGGCGGCGTCGCGGGCCTTGACCTTGTGCTCGGCCAGCAGCTCCTGGATGGCCTGCACCACGGCGCCCGAGTTCATGAGGGCGCCGTCGACGATGGTCTCCGCGGGCAGCTTCGCCACGCCGAAGGCCTGGAGGGCGTAGCCGCCCTTCCGCTCCTTGAGCTGGACGAGCTTCACGCTCGAGGAGCCGATGTCGAGGCCGACGGCGAGCCTGCTCTTCGCCATGGCGCGCTACCTTCCCTTCCTGACGGTGAAGCGGGCCCCGAAGACCCGCTCCTTGTCCTCGGGGCGGAGGCCCAGGGCGAGGATGATCTTGCGCTTGGTGTCGACGCGGCAGTCGCTGCCGCCCTCGATGCGGGCCAGGGTGAGCGCGGAGATGCCGGCCTTGCGGGCCAGCTCGGCCTTGGTGAGGAGCTGCTCTTCGCGCATCACGCGCACGTTGTTCATGACACGGCTCGTGGCGCGCTTCGCGGCGCCGGCGGCAGTCTTCCTGGGGAGCGAGCGCGCTGCTGCTCGTGAAGAGCCCATGCGACGGGCACGCTACGCGATCGCCGGAGGAGGGATCAAGAAACCGGGCGCCCGCACATATCTGCGAGTGTAGGCGATTGGACGCTCGCAGAATCAAAGTGATAGCTCATTGAGCGACTCGGCTTTTTCACCGGGCGCCAAGGAGTCGGGCGCGACCCATCACCCGGAGATCCCGTATTCCTTGATCTTGTAGAGGAGCGCCCGGTACGAGAGCTCGAGCAGCTCGGCGGCGCGGGTGCGGTTCCCCCCCGTCTGCGCCAGCGCCTTGCGGATGAGCTGCTCCTCCACCGCCCGCGTCGCCCGCTTGACGGAGAGCGTCGCCTCGGGCAGCTCGAAGGCGGGGGGGGTCCGATCAGGCGCACCTCGCACCACCTCGGGCAGATCGTCCTCCCGCACCAGCGGCCCCTCGGAGAGCACCGCCGCCCGCTCCATGGCGTGCTCCAGCTCGCGCACGTTGCCGGGCCAGCGGTAGGCCTCGAGCGCCGCCAGCGCCTCGGGGGCGAAGCCCTCGAGCGGCCCGGCGGGCCGGAGGCTCGCGAAGCGCGCCAGGAAGTGCCGCGCCAGCGCCGGGATGTCGCCGGCCCGCTCCCGCAGCGGCGGCAGCCGCAGCCCCACCACGTCGAGCCGGTAGTAGAGGTCCTCGCGGAAGCGTCCCGCCTGCACCGCCGCCGGCAGGTCGCGCGCGGTGGCGGCCACCACCCGCACGTCCACGCGCTCGGAGCGGGTGCCGCCCACCGGCCGGACCTCCTCCTCCTGCAGGAAGCGGAGCAGCTTGACCTGGAGCTGGAGCGGCAGCTCGCCGATCTCGTCCAGGAAGAGCGTGCCGCCGTCGGCCTCCACCGCCAGGCCCTTCTTGTCGCGGGCGGCGTCGGTGAAGGCGCCCTTCACGTGCCCGAACAGCTCCGACTCCATCAGCTCGGCCGGGATGGCGCCGCAGTTCACGGCCACGAACGGCAGGGCGGCCCGCGGCGAGAGGTCGTGCAGCGCGCGGGCGATGAGCTCCTTGCCGGTCCCCGACTCGCCGGTGAGGAGCACGGTGGTCTTCACCGGCGCGAGCTTCCGCACCTGCTTCAGGAGGTCCGCCATCGGCGCAGAGTCGCCGACCAGGCTCTCCACCCGGTACTCCCCGGCCAGCTCGGTACGCAGCCGGCGGTTCTCGCGCCACAGGCGCTGCCGCTCCTCCGCCTTCTTGAGGACCAGCAGGACCTCGTCAGGCTTGAACGGCTTCGAGACGTAGTCGTAGGCGCCCGCCTTCATCGCCTCCAGCGCCGCGTCGTGCGAGCCGTAGGCGCTCATCACGATGAAGGTGAGCTCGGGCTGCGCGCGCTGGGCCTCGCGGAGCAGCGCGAGGCCGTCCAGCCGCGGCATGCGCACGTCGGAGAGGACCAGGTCGTAGTCGCGCGCCTGGAGCTCCTTCAGCGCCTCCTCGCCGTTCGCGACCGCGCGCACCTCGTAGCCGTGATCCCGGAGGAACACGGTGAGGAGGTGACGCATCGACTCCTCGTCGTCGGCGATGAGGACGCTGCGGAAGGCCAAGGGAGGGGCAATGTAGCACTACAGGTCCAGCTTCTTGAACACGCGCTCCGGGATGGCCCGCACCGCGAGCAGGATGAAGCGCCAGAACCACGGCACGTAGAGCACGTCGCGCCGGGCGTCGGCGGCGCGGACGATGGCGGCGGCCACCCGCTCCGGCGAGGCGAAGAGCGGGTTCTTCGGGACGTGCGCCGTCATGGGGGTGTCGACGAAGCCTGGCTTCACGGTGAGCACGTGCAGGCCGGTGCGGTGCCAGCGGTTCCGCAGCCCCTGCGCGAAGAGCGCCAGCCCGCCCTTGGCCGCGCCGTAGGCGAAGTTGCTGCCGCGCCCGCGGTCGCCGGCCACCGAGCCCAGCACGACCAGCGAGCCGGCCCCGCGCCTCGCCAGGCGCGCGGCGAAGGCGGTGAGGAGCGAGGCGGGGGCGACGAGGTTCGTGTGGAGCACCGCCGCCGCCGCCGCGGGATCGGCGGCGTAGGCGGCCGGATCGCCGAGCGCGCCCTGCGCGACCACCACCAGATCCACCGGACCGAGCAGCGCCTCCGCCTCGGCGGCGAGCGCGGCGTGCGCGGCGAGCTCGTCGAGCTCCAGCGCCCGCACCTCGACCCGGGCGGCGCCGCGCAGCCGCAGGTCGGCCGCCACCGCGGCGAGCCGCCCCGGCTTGCGCCCGACGAGGAGCAGCGCCGCCCCGCGCGCCGCGTGCAGCCGCGCCACCTGCTCGGCGATGGCGGAGGTGGCGCCCAGCACGACGACGTTCACGGCCGCTCCTCCGCGGCGGTCACGCGCCGCCAGAAGGTGGACTCGAACCTCGGATCCCGCAGGCGTTCCAGCTCGGGCGCGCGCGGGTACGCGGCGCGGAACATGCGGGGGGACATGACGAGGTCCTTGGCCGGGTAGAGCGCCCCGCCCTGCTCCAGGACCAGGCCCTCCAGCTCCCGGAAGAGCGCGAGGGTGCGCTCCCCGCGCCGCGGGAAGTCGAGCGCGACGGTGACGCCCGGGCGCGGGAACGAGAGGAGGCCCGGCGAGGGCAGGCCGCCGAAGGTCTTCAGCACGGCCAGGAACGAGCCCTGGCCCGAGCGCGCGATGGCGTCGAGCACGCCGCGGACCCCGCCCAGGCCGCGGTCGAACGGGAGCACGCACTGGAACTGCATCAGGCCGCTCCGCCCGTAGATGCGGTTCCAGCGCTCCACCCCGTCGAGCGGGAAGAAGAAGGGCTCGTAGTGGACGAGCCGCTCGCCCGCCCCGCGGTTCCTCCAGCGGTAGAGCGCGTTGAAGGCCTTCACGGTGAGGCGATTGAGCACCGCGTCCGGGAGGTCGAACGGCACCGTCACCGGCCGCCGCCGCCGGCCGGCGCGGAACGGCGCCTCGGCGTGGTTGCCGCGGTAGAAGAGCCCGCGCCCGAGCCGGTCGCCCCGCGCCAGGCAGTCGATCCAGGCGACCGTGTACTCGTGGGTGGTGTCGGACCGGGCCGAGAGCTCGAAGAACGCGTCCACGTTCTCGAACGGCACCGTCTCCCACCGGATGAACGCGCTCGGGATCCGCTTCAGCCGGAGCTCGGCCCAGGTGACGAGGCCGGTGAGCCCCAGCCCGCCGACGGTGGCCGCGAACAGCTCGGGGTGCTCCGCCGGCGAGCACACCCGGCGCGAGCCGTCCGAGCGCAGGAGCTCGAGGCGCGTCACGTGCGCCCCGAAGGTGCCGGCGCGGTGGTGGTTCTTGCCGTGGATGTCGTTGGCGATGGCGCCGCCCACCGTGACGTGCTTCGTGCCGGGGACGACCGTCGGGAAGAAGCCCAGCGGCGCGAAGCGGGCCAGGATCTCGCCCAGCGTCACGCCCCCCTCGCAGGCGAGGAGGCCGGTCGCCTCGTCGAAGGAGATGAAGCGCGAGAGGCCGCGCGTGAGCAGGAGCGTGCCGCCCTGGTCGAGGCACGCGTCGCCGTAGCTCCGGCCGCGCCCGAACGGCAGCATGGTCCCCTCGACCTCCGGGAGCGGGTCGTCGCGCCACCACAGCGGCCGCGCGGCGCCCTCGGCGCGGATGCGGCCCCACGACTCGACAGGTGCCATCGCGATCCTTCCTCAGGTCCCCGCCACCACGACCGCCGCCGCCAGCGCCCCCACCAGCCAGCTCGGCGGGTCGCGCAGCGCGAAGAGCACCGGGTCCTCGTCGACGGCGCCCCGGCGGGCGAGGAGCCACAGGCGGCTCACCCAGTAGAGCCCGAGCGGGCAGAGCAGCCAGAGCCGCTCGGGGTGCGCGTAGAGGCGCGTCACGTCCGCGCTCGCCACGTAGAGCGCGAGCACCAGCACCGCCACCAGGCCGCTCGCGACGCCGATCATGGAGAGGATCTCGAGGTCCGCGGTGGAGTAGCCGCGGCCGCGGGCGGCGAGGCCGGCCGCCGCGCCGGCGGTCATCCGGCGCAGCTCCGACGTGCGCTTCACGAGCGCCAGCGAGAGGAAGAGGAACATGGCGAGCGTGAAGAGCCACGCCGAGGTGGGGACGCCCGTGGCGAGCGTGCCGGCGAGGATGCGCAGCGCGTAGAGCCCGGCCAGCACGAGCACGTCCAGCACCGGCACGCGCTTCAGCCGCACGGAGTAGGCGACGGTGACGAGCCAGTAGACGCCCAGGGCGCCGAGGAAGCCCGGCAGGGCGGTCAGCGCCAGCGCCAGGGCGGCCGCGAGCGCCGCCGCGGCCAGCGCGAGGGCGGCGCGGGGCGAGAGCTCGCCCGCCGCCAGCGGGCGGCGCGCCTTGACGGGGTGGACCCGGTCCGCCTCGCGATCGAGGAGATCGTTCACGACGTAGGCGCTCGAGGCGGCAAGGGAGAAGGCGGCCGCGCCGACGAGGGCCGGCGCGAGCACGTCCGCCGAGAGCCGGTGCGCCCCGAGCGGCGGGACGAGGAGCAGCAGGTTCTTCGACCACTGGTGGACGCGCAGGAGCCGCACCGCGGGGCGAAGGGGCGAGCGGGCCGGCGAGGCGTCGGGCACGGGCGAGCCCGTAGCGCGAGCGCGGCGCGCGGTCAAG
The genomic region above belongs to Anaeromyxobacter diazotrophicus and contains:
- a CDS encoding PilN domain-containing protein, whose amino-acid sequence is MIRINLLPVRVSKKKEAGKNQLVFFALAIVFALICNFWWSRSRGDEMTAREEKVKRTKAEIAQLEKIIGEVTNIKAQQQAVKDKLAVLEKLKAGRQGPVRMLDELAAITPKRLWLRKLDEKGGAITFDGSAGTIDDVSAFLAALKKSPFFSAVELKKTAAKRDGKFKLVDFTINAAVNYTPAVQLAAAAPEKR
- the pilM gene encoding type IV pilus assembly protein PilM — encoded protein: MAKSRLAVGLDIGSSSVKLVQLKERKGGYALQAFGVAKLPAETIVDGALMNSGAVVQAIQELLAEHKVKARDAAIGVRGHSVIIKKISLPRMSQDELDESIQWEAEQYIPFDVKDVNIDTQILTPGGDAAGQMDVLLVAAKKDMINDYTSVCAEAGLQTAVVDVDAFAVQNAFEASYDLAPGETVVLINVGASVTNINILAGGTTTFTRDVTMGGNAFTEEIQKQLNISAEEAEALKVGGQGETDAVVPQEVERVIQQVAEQLAGEIQRSLDFYAATAADNRIARVYLSGGTARIPALFKLIEQRAGVPVEVLNPFKAIDVDDRKFDPMLITQAAASAAVAVGLALRRAGDK
- a CDS encoding helix-turn-helix transcriptional regulator, yielding MNNVRVMREEQLLTKAELARKAGISALTLARIEGGSDCRVDTKRKIILALGLRPEDKERVFGARFTVRKGR
- a CDS encoding sigma-54-dependent transcriptional regulator; translation: MAFRSVLIADDEESMRHLLTVFLRDHGYEVRAVANGEEALKELQARDYDLVLSDVRMPRLDGLALLREAQRAQPELTFIVMSAYGSHDAALEAMKAGAYDYVSKPFKPDEVLLVLKKAEERQRLWRENRRLRTELAGEYRVESLVGDSAPMADLLKQVRKLAPVKTTVLLTGESGTGKELIARALHDLSPRAALPFVAVNCGAIPAELMESELFGHVKGAFTDAARDKKGLAVEADGGTLFLDEIGELPLQLQVKLLRFLQEEEVRPVGGTRSERVDVRVVAATARDLPAAVQAGRFREDLYYRLDVVGLRLPPLRERAGDIPALARHFLARFASLRPAGPLEGFAPEALAALEAYRWPGNVRELEHAMERAAVLSEGPLVREDDLPEVVRGAPDRTPPAFELPEATLSVKRATRAVEEQLIRKALAQTGGNRTRAAELLELSYRALLYKIKEYGISG
- a CDS encoding SDR family oxidoreductase, yielding MNVVVLGATSAIAEQVARLHAARGAALLLVGRKPGRLAAVAADLRLRGAARVEVRALELDELAAHAALAAEAEALLGPVDLVVVAQGALGDPAAYAADPAAAAAVLHTNLVAPASLLTAFAARLARRGAGSLVVLGSVAGDRGRGSNFAYGAAKGGLALFAQGLRNRWHRTGLHVLTVKPGFVDTPMTAHVPKNPLFASPERVAAAIVRAADARRDVLYVPWFWRFILLAVRAIPERVFKKLDL
- a CDS encoding FAD-binding oxidoreductase, translating into MAPVESWGRIRAEGAARPLWWRDDPLPEVEGTMLPFGRGRSYGDACLDQGGTLLLTRGLSRFISFDEATGLLACEGGVTLGEILARFAPLGFFPTVVPGTKHVTVGGAIANDIHGKNHHRAGTFGAHVTRLELLRSDGSRRVCSPAEHPELFAATVGGLGLTGLVTWAELRLKRIPSAFIRWETVPFENVDAFFELSARSDTTHEYTVAWIDCLARGDRLGRGLFYRGNHAEAPFRAGRRRRPVTVPFDLPDAVLNRLTVKAFNALYRWRNRGAGERLVHYEPFFFPLDGVERWNRIYGRSGLMQFQCVLPFDRGLGGVRGVLDAIARSGQGSFLAVLKTFGGLPSPGLLSFPRPGVTVALDFPRRGERTLALFRELEGLVLEQGGALYPAKDLVMSPRMFRAAYPRAPELERLRDPRFESTFWRRVTAAEERP
- a CDS encoding UbiA family prenyltransferase → MTARRARATGSPVPDASPARSPLRPAVRLLRVHQWSKNLLLLVPPLGAHRLSADVLAPALVGAAAFSLAASSAYVVNDLLDREADRVHPVKARRPLAAGELSPRAALALAAAALAAALALALTALPGFLGALGVYWLVTVAYSVRLKRVPVLDVLVLAGLYALRILAGTLATGVPTSAWLFTLAMFLFLSLALVKRTSELRRMTAGAAAGLAARGRGYSTADLEILSMIGVASGLVAVLVLALYVASADVTRLYAHPERLWLLCPLGLYWVSRLWLLARRGAVDEDPVLFALRDPPSWLVGALAAAVVVAGT